A portion of the Carassius carassius chromosome 42, fCarCar2.1, whole genome shotgun sequence genome contains these proteins:
- the LOC132124294 gene encoding N-acetyltransferase ESCO1-like isoform X2, with protein MPGQKRKMSSSEPKVKKSKMDPSLKESDTSQMPKKSLRGRPPKNKALEKQKHQAQPAEENGKPVRRSSRLKVPQKKGLRGRRRKDEGAPKASGDKQSQNMSVLKKGNKKYVSRVKKEKSSISETIKTVAALFPVQIEHNYGRLLDIQSEEITLPKPDKIHVANISDLQSLHEPRLRKIEEHKEIPTDPIEKITVSVDAKVDVMSKSPPPLEALFKVIQETSITKHSFAGKDISDMDELEVVNTCSLQDSVQSTEVAKVFLDSEAFLDDDIEIEHCVVEIETFEDLEQSEDETEKKQTGDAVTCKEVTSSPTLLQDTAADSTQGLPKKQEMNPQARTKARLAALAEERAAAAKKPPPRQLNLLALCEEIADDIASDAPAASDEKNTEEQKEASESMEVCKIEKEVCENATPSDVTPSDMIDDRTPEDGMPKKRFFLSQVSLPLKTQEKKKLSRFQRIRQVELQRDKLTWTRVKKLKSDQASQAGSLKETDAPSVSPSLATTLAQVPVPESVPKVASNEPRRALPAQAPPMPNGITSSKPKPEVEYKAYTPRRKYSPDDFELDGLEEEKNKPGATKNEVKPEQSSSSANVQPKPAVERKPCIPTSTDNKPKPSPQQEPAQKTQTENSNSVEPEAEQKKEVTTSPKPTSTAAQSGNDAGQKAFGAVTCNVCGMLYSPTSPEDESQHLLFHNQFISAVRYVGWKKERILGEYPDGKIILVLPDDPKYALKKVEEIREMVDNDLGFQQVETKVPSQTKTFLFISNDKKVAGCLIAEHIQEVS; from the exons ATGCCTGGGCAGAAAAGAAAGATGTCTTCTTCTGAACCTAAAGTTAAGAAATCAAAGATGGATCCGAGTCTCAAGGAGTCCGATACATCTCAGATGCCCAAGAAGTCTTTGAGAGGAAGACCTCCAAAAAACAAAGCGTTGGAAAAGCAGAAACATCAAGCACAGCCGGCGGAGGAAAATGGAAAACCTGTTCGACGGTCGTCTCGCTTGAAAGTGCCACAAAAGAAGGGCTTAAGAGGAAGACGGCGGAAAGATGAGGGGGCGCCGAAAGCTTCTGGAGATAAACAGTCTCAAAATATGTCTGTCCTGAAAAAAGGAAACAAGAAGTATGTTTCAAGAGTAAAGAAAGAAAAGTCATCCATCTCCGAAACGATCAAAACAGTCGCAGCCTTGTTTCCTGTGCAAATAGAGCACAATTACGGGCGATTGCTTGACATTCAAAGTGAGGAGATCACGTTACCCAAACCTGACAAAATCCATGTGGCCAACATAAGCGATCTGCAGTCGCTTCACGAACCGCGACTGAGAAAAATAGAAGAGCATAAGGAGATTCCAACAGACCCTATTGAGAAAATCACAGTGAGTGTGGATGCAAAAGTGGATGTGATGAGTAAATCTCCTCCACCTCTAGAGGCGCTTTTCAAAGTCATCCAAGAAACTAGCATCACGAAACACTCATTCGCTGGTAAAGACATTTCTGATATGGATGAGTTAGAAGTCGTGAACACGTGTTCCCTGCAGGACAGTGTACAAAGTACCGAAGTTGCGAAAGTTTTCCTGGATTCAGAAGCATTTCTGGATGACGATATTGAGATTGAACATTGTGTGGTGGAGATCGAAACCTTTGAGGATTTGGAGCAATCAGAGGATGAAACAGAGAAAAAACAAACAGGTGATGCTGTGACGTGTAAGGAGGTCACTTCTTCACCCACTTTGCTTCAGGACACTGCGGCGGATTCCACGCAAGGGCTTCCTAAAAAGCAGGAGATGAACCCACAGGCTCGAACAAAGGCACGTCTAGCGGCTTTGGCCGAAGAAAGGGCAGCTGCCGCCAAGAAACCTCCACCTCGTCAGCTCAACCTCCTCGCTCTCTGTGAGGAAATCGCAGATGATATTGCATCGGATGCTCCGGCGGCTTCAGATGAGAAAAATACTGAGGAACAAAAGGAGGCGAGTGAATCTATGGAGGTTTGCAAAATTGAAAAAGAGGTGTGTGAAAACGCCACTCCCTCCGACGTGACCCCTAGTGACATGATTGACGATCGCACACCTGAGGATGGTATGCCCAAGAAACGTTTTTTCCTCAGCCAGGTGTCTTTGCCGCTCAAGACCCAGGAGAAGAAGAAGCTCTCCCGCTTTCAGAGGATCAGGCAGGTGGAGCTTCAGCGGGATAAGTTGACTTGGACCCGTGTTAAGAAGCTAAAGTCGGATCAAGCGAGTCAGGCTGGTTCTCTGAAGGAGACGGACGCTCCATCCGTCTCGCCCAGCCTGGCCACCACCCTTGCACAGGTTCCTGTGCCGGAAAGTGTGCCCAAAGTGGCCTCGAATGAACCCAGACGAGCACTTCCGGCTCAGGCGCCACCCATGCCTAATGGAATCACCAGCTCCAAACCCAAACCAGAGGTAGAGTATAAAGCCTACACTCCCAGACGCAAGTATTCACCTGATGACTTTGAGCTCGATGGTCTTGAAGAGGAGAAGAACAAACCAGGAGCAACCAAAAATGAg GTCAAACCAGAGCAGTCCTCTTCATCAGCTAATGTGCAGCCCAAACCTGCAGTGGAGAGGAAGCCATGCATTCCCACTTCTACAG ATAATAAACCAAAACCCTCTCCTCAGCAAGAACCTGCCCAAAAGACGCAAACAGAAAACAGCAACAG TGTTGAACCTGAAGCAGAACAGAAGAAAGAGGTCACGACCAGCCCCAAACCTACTAGTACGGCAGCACAGTCCGGCAAT GATGCTGGTCAGAAAGCGTTTGGTGCGGTGACGTGTAACGTGTGTGGGATGCTGTACTCTCCTACCAGCCCAGAGGACGAATCCCAACACCTCCTCTTCCACAACCAGTTCATCAGCGCTGTCAGATACGTG GGCTGGAAGAAAGAGAGAATCCTGGGAGAGTATCCTGATGGCAAGATCATTCTTGTTCTCCCTGATGATCCTAAGTACGCACTGAAAAAG GTTGAGGAGATCAGAGAAATGGTGGACAATGACTTGGGCTTCCAGCAAGTGGAAACCAAAGTCCCGTCACAGACCAAAACCTTCCTCTTCATCTCAAATGATAAGAAAGTCGCAGGCTGCCTTATCGCCGAGCACATTCAAGAGGTCAGCTGA
- the LOC132124318 gene encoding transmembrane protein 241 isoform X2, translated as MNVARVILVLVFCTFFTLSYFTNKYVLSILKFTFPTIFQGWQTSAGTLLLLVTWKLGWVEINGFSRSAAFSQLPGCFLFIGNIYAGSKALSLLPIPFFFVFQNVSEVLAFLIRTATHREKPPWMKLISVCMLLGSVSSLMLYNPRFGPSGYTWASIHLFCVGAYKVFQKNTKTILLSDLEEQFINYLTSALLLASLAHSTGDLSGALDFPLLTSFRFYTGCLGSAIFSFCLMLATVKLKGSLSQEHCGIWFFLAKILASGLSLLLSIFHAVLSPVTLCCIILNYAGEALFLYSDRFQ; from the exons ATGAATGTTGCTCGAGTGATTCTTGTTCTAGTCTTCTGCACCTTTTTCACATTATCTTACTTCACAAATAAG TATGTCCTGTCTATCTTAAAGTTTACATTTCCAACCATTTTTCAGGG TTGGCAGACCTCCGCTGGGACTCTATTGCTACTGGTTACATGGAAACTGGGCTGGGTTGAAATCAATGGCTTTTCCAG ATCTGCAGCTTTTTCCCAGCTTCCTGGGTGCTTCTTGTTCATTGGTAATATTTATGCGGGGTCCAAAGCACTGTCACTTTTG CCCATTCCTTTTTTCTTCGTGTTTCAAAATGTCTCAGAAGTCTTAGCTTTTCTCATCAGAACAGCAACTCACAGAGAG AAACCACCATGGATGAAATTAATAAG TGTGTGTATGTTGTTGGGATCTGTCAGCAGCCTTATGCTATACAATCCACGG TTTGGTCCCAGTGGCTACACATGGGCATCCATCCATCTGTTCTGTGTTG GTGCATACAAAGTATTCCAGAAGAACACAAAGACAATCCTTCTGAG TGATCTTGAAGAGCAGTTCATCAATTACCTGACCAG TGCATTGTTACTTGCCTCTCTTGCACACTCGACAG GTGATCTGTCCGGTGCCTTAGATTTCCCTCTCCTGACTTCATTCAGGTTCTATACTGGCTGCTTGGGGAG TGCTATATTCAGCTTTTGTCTAATGTTGGCAACCGTGAAATTGAAGGGCAGTCTGTCTCAGGAGCACTGTGGCATATGGTTCTTCTTGGCTAAG ATACTGGCATCAGGTCTTTCCCTGTTACTTTCCATATTCCATGCTGTGCTCAGCCCCGTCACTCTGTGCTG CATTATCCTGAACTATGCTGGGGAGGCCTTGTTTTTGTATTCAGACAGATTCCAATAA
- the LOC132124306 gene encoding serine/threonine-protein kinase RIO3-like isoform X2, whose translation MDQLKVTTKETKSPWGAPVLAQAPCSLADVMSEQLARELHEESNAFPEIPDTDLDLTCTPEPETSSDLMLAQMLQMEFDREFDTQLRREERKFNGDSKVSISFENYRMVHPYEDSDSSEDEVDWQDTRHDPYKAAKPTTTPKKGFVGKGKNITTKHDEEVCGRKNTARMDNFAPEVQVGDGVGMDLKLSNQVYNALKRHCDTEQRRSARLHEKKEHSTAEQAVDPRTRLLMYKMVNAGILENINGCISTGKESVVFHANGGSFEEKIVPEECVLKVFKTTLNEFKNRDKYIKDDYRFKDRFSKLNPRKIIRLWAEKEMHNLTRMKKAGIPCPEVVILKKHILVMSFIGKDHVPAPKVKDATLSAEDMKKAYYQVLNMMQSLYQDCNLVHADLSEYNMLWHDGQVWLIDVSQSIEPTHPHGLEFLFRDCRNVAKFFQKAGVAEALSVFELFNTVSGLQINSDNEADFLAQIEALEKRNEDHVQKSGKKKIFTDTSDGSPPQLNTDDD comes from the exons ATGGACCAACTTAAGGTGACCACAAAAGAAACCAAG AGCCCGTGGGGTGCTCCTGTCCTGGCACAAGCGCCCTGCTCTCTGGCTGATGTGATGAGTGAGCAACTGGCCCGAGAGCTGCACGAGGAGAGCAACGCTTTCCCAGAAATCCCAGa TACCGATCTGGACCTAACCTGCACTCCTGAACCAGAGACGTCCAGTGACCTGATGCTGGCCCAGATGCTTCAGATGGAGTTTGATCGCGAGTTTGATACGCAGCTGCGCAGGGAGGAGAGGAAGTTTAATGGAGACAGCAAAG TCTCCATATCCTTTGAGAACTACCGCATGGTGCATCCATATGAGGACAGTGACAGCTCCGAAGATGAGGTCGATTGGCAAGACACTCGCCATGATCCCTACAAAGCTG ccAAACCAACAACAACCCCTAAAAAGGGATTTGTTGGCAAAGGCAAGAACATCACTACAAAACATGACGAGGAAGTCTGTGGACGGAAGAACACGGCACGCATGGACAAC TTTGCTCCGGAGGTGCAGGTGGGAGACGGGGTCGGCATGGACCTGAAGCTTTCCAACCAAGTGTACAATGCTCTGAAACGCCACTGTGACACCGAGCAGCGCCGCAGCGCTCGACTTCATGAGAAGAAGGAGCACTCTACTGCT GAACAAGCTGTGGACCCCAGGACCAGACTGCTTATGTACAAAATGGTGAATGCTGGGATACTGGAGAACATCAATGGCTGCATCAGCACAGGAAAAGAGTCGGTGGTTTTCCACGCTAATGGAGGGAG CTTTGAAGAGAAGATTGTTCCCGAAGAGTGTGTCCTCAAGGTTTTCAAGACCACCCTGAATGAGTTTAAGAACAGGGACAAATATATCAAAGACGACTACCGCTTTAAAGACCGCTTCAGCAAGCTGAATCCTCGCAAAATTATCCGCCTGTGGGCTGAGAAGGAGATGCACAACCTCACCAG GATGAAGAAAGCAGGGATCCCATGTCCAGAGGTGGTGATTCTGAAGAAGCACATCCTAGTGATGTCATTCATTGGAAAGGACCACGTTCCTGCACCTAAAGTAAAGGACGCTACTCTGAGTGCTGAGGATATGAAGAAAGCATACTACCAAGTGCTAAAT ATGATGCAGAGTCTTTATCAAGACTGTAACCTGGTTCATGCAGATTTGAGTGAATACAACATGCTCTGGCATGATGGACAG GTGTGGTTGATTGATGTGAGTCAGTCCATAGAGCCCACTCACCCTCACGGTCTGGAGTTCTTGTTCAGAGACTGCAGGAATGTGGCCAAA TTTTTCCAGAAAGCTGGTGTGGCTGAAGCTCTCAGTGTATTTGAGCTGTTCAACACTGTCTCTGGACTGCAGATCAACAGCGATAATGAGGCTGATTTCTTAGCACAG
- the LOC132124306 gene encoding serine/threonine-protein kinase RIO3-like isoform X1: MNCTAPSCLIWCRSLWSPWGAPVLAQAPCSLADVMSEQLARELHEESNAFPEIPDTDLDLTCTPEPETSSDLMLAQMLQMEFDREFDTQLRREERKFNGDSKVSISFENYRMVHPYEDSDSSEDEVDWQDTRHDPYKAAKPTTTPKKGFVGKGKNITTKHDEEVCGRKNTARMDNFAPEVQVGDGVGMDLKLSNQVYNALKRHCDTEQRRSARLHEKKEHSTAEQAVDPRTRLLMYKMVNAGILENINGCISTGKESVVFHANGGSFEEKIVPEECVLKVFKTTLNEFKNRDKYIKDDYRFKDRFSKLNPRKIIRLWAEKEMHNLTRMKKAGIPCPEVVILKKHILVMSFIGKDHVPAPKVKDATLSAEDMKKAYYQVLNMMQSLYQDCNLVHADLSEYNMLWHDGQVWLIDVSQSIEPTHPHGLEFLFRDCRNVAKFFQKAGVAEALSVFELFNTVSGLQINSDNEADFLAQIEALEKRNEDHVQKSGKKKIFTDTSDGSPPQLNTDDD; encoded by the exons ATGAACTGCACTGCACCCAGCTGTTTAATCTGGTGCCGAAGTTTATGG AGCCCGTGGGGTGCTCCTGTCCTGGCACAAGCGCCCTGCTCTCTGGCTGATGTGATGAGTGAGCAACTGGCCCGAGAGCTGCACGAGGAGAGCAACGCTTTCCCAGAAATCCCAGa TACCGATCTGGACCTAACCTGCACTCCTGAACCAGAGACGTCCAGTGACCTGATGCTGGCCCAGATGCTTCAGATGGAGTTTGATCGCGAGTTTGATACGCAGCTGCGCAGGGAGGAGAGGAAGTTTAATGGAGACAGCAAAG TCTCCATATCCTTTGAGAACTACCGCATGGTGCATCCATATGAGGACAGTGACAGCTCCGAAGATGAGGTCGATTGGCAAGACACTCGCCATGATCCCTACAAAGCTG ccAAACCAACAACAACCCCTAAAAAGGGATTTGTTGGCAAAGGCAAGAACATCACTACAAAACATGACGAGGAAGTCTGTGGACGGAAGAACACGGCACGCATGGACAAC TTTGCTCCGGAGGTGCAGGTGGGAGACGGGGTCGGCATGGACCTGAAGCTTTCCAACCAAGTGTACAATGCTCTGAAACGCCACTGTGACACCGAGCAGCGCCGCAGCGCTCGACTTCATGAGAAGAAGGAGCACTCTACTGCT GAACAAGCTGTGGACCCCAGGACCAGACTGCTTATGTACAAAATGGTGAATGCTGGGATACTGGAGAACATCAATGGCTGCATCAGCACAGGAAAAGAGTCGGTGGTTTTCCACGCTAATGGAGGGAG CTTTGAAGAGAAGATTGTTCCCGAAGAGTGTGTCCTCAAGGTTTTCAAGACCACCCTGAATGAGTTTAAGAACAGGGACAAATATATCAAAGACGACTACCGCTTTAAAGACCGCTTCAGCAAGCTGAATCCTCGCAAAATTATCCGCCTGTGGGCTGAGAAGGAGATGCACAACCTCACCAG GATGAAGAAAGCAGGGATCCCATGTCCAGAGGTGGTGATTCTGAAGAAGCACATCCTAGTGATGTCATTCATTGGAAAGGACCACGTTCCTGCACCTAAAGTAAAGGACGCTACTCTGAGTGCTGAGGATATGAAGAAAGCATACTACCAAGTGCTAAAT ATGATGCAGAGTCTTTATCAAGACTGTAACCTGGTTCATGCAGATTTGAGTGAATACAACATGCTCTGGCATGATGGACAG GTGTGGTTGATTGATGTGAGTCAGTCCATAGAGCCCACTCACCCTCACGGTCTGGAGTTCTTGTTCAGAGACTGCAGGAATGTGGCCAAA TTTTTCCAGAAAGCTGGTGTGGCTGAAGCTCTCAGTGTATTTGAGCTGTTCAACACTGTCTCTGGACTGCAGATCAACAGCGATAATGAGGCTGATTTCTTAGCACAG
- the LOC132124318 gene encoding transmembrane protein 241 isoform X1, whose product MNVARVILVLVFCTFFTLSYFTNKYVLSILKFTFPTIFQGWQTSAGTLLLLVTWKLGWVEINGFSRSAAFSQLPGCFLFIGNIYAGSKALSLLPIPFFFVFQNVSEVLAFLIRTATHREKPPWMKLISKNLHFICPLYGSICLTSQFGPSGYTWASIHLFCVGAYKVFQKNTKTILLSDLEEQFINYLTSALLLASLAHSTGDLSGALDFPLLTSFRFYTGCLGSAIFSFCLMLATVKLKGSLSQEHCGIWFFLAKILASGLSLLLSIFHAVLSPVTLCCIILNYAGEALFLYSDRFQ is encoded by the exons ATGAATGTTGCTCGAGTGATTCTTGTTCTAGTCTTCTGCACCTTTTTCACATTATCTTACTTCACAAATAAG TATGTCCTGTCTATCTTAAAGTTTACATTTCCAACCATTTTTCAGGG TTGGCAGACCTCCGCTGGGACTCTATTGCTACTGGTTACATGGAAACTGGGCTGGGTTGAAATCAATGGCTTTTCCAG ATCTGCAGCTTTTTCCCAGCTTCCTGGGTGCTTCTTGTTCATTGGTAATATTTATGCGGGGTCCAAAGCACTGTCACTTTTG CCCATTCCTTTTTTCTTCGTGTTTCAAAATGTCTCAGAAGTCTTAGCTTTTCTCATCAGAACAGCAACTCACAGAGAG AAACCACCATGGATGAAATTAATAAG TAAAAATCTCCATTTCATATGTCCTCTTTATGGTTCTATATGTCTCACCTCTCAGTTTGGTCCCAGTGGCTACACATGGGCATCCATCCATCTGTTCTGTGTTG GTGCATACAAAGTATTCCAGAAGAACACAAAGACAATCCTTCTGAG TGATCTTGAAGAGCAGTTCATCAATTACCTGACCAG TGCATTGTTACTTGCCTCTCTTGCACACTCGACAG GTGATCTGTCCGGTGCCTTAGATTTCCCTCTCCTGACTTCATTCAGGTTCTATACTGGCTGCTTGGGGAG TGCTATATTCAGCTTTTGTCTAATGTTGGCAACCGTGAAATTGAAGGGCAGTCTGTCTCAGGAGCACTGTGGCATATGGTTCTTCTTGGCTAAG ATACTGGCATCAGGTCTTTCCCTGTTACTTTCCATATTCCATGCTGTGCTCAGCCCCGTCACTCTGTGCTG CATTATCCTGAACTATGCTGGGGAGGCCTTGTTTTTGTATTCAGACAGATTCCAATAA
- the tmem14cb gene encoding transmembrane protein 14Cb: MAVDWLGYGYAALITIGGIVGYVKAGSFISLVAGLMFGIAAFVGAYQMSKNDKDIWVSLGTSGSLTALMGVRFLSSWKIMPAGLMAGASLLMFLRIGVKVLQNSQKKKR; the protein is encoded by the exons ATGGCTGTGGACTGGCTTGGTTATGGTTATGCAGCTCTAATAACGATAGGAGGGATTGTTGGTTATGTTAAAGCAG GTAGTTTTATCTCTCTGGTTGCTGGGCTGATGTTTGGCATTGCAGCATTTGTTGGTGCTTATCAGATGTCAAAGAATGACAAGGATATCTGGGTTTCACTGG GCACCTCTGGATCTCTGACTGCTCTAATGGGAGTGAGATTTTTGAGTTCATGGAAGATTATGCCAGCTGGACTCATGGCTGGAGCGAG TTTGTTGATGTTCCTGAGGATTGGTGTGAAAGTGCTACAGAACTCACAAAAGAAGAAACGATGA
- the LOC132124294 gene encoding N-acetyltransferase ESCO1-like isoform X1 produces the protein MPGQKRKMSSSEPKVKKSKMDPSLKESDTSQMPKKSLRGRPPKNKALEKQKHQAQPAEENGKPVRRSSRLKVPQKKGLRGRRRKDEGAPKASGDKQSQNMSVLKKGNKKYVSRVKKEKSSISETIKTVAALFPVQIEHNYGRLLDIQSEEITLPKPDKIHVANISDLQSLHEPRLRKIEEHKEIPTDPIEKITVSVDAKVDVMSKSPPPLEALFKVIQETSITKHSFAGKDISDMDELEVVNTCSLQDSVQSTEVAKVFLDSEAFLDDDIEIEHCVVEIETFEDLEQSEDETEKKQTGDAVTCKEVTSSPTLLQDTAADSTQGLPKKQEMNPQARTKARLAALAEERAAAAKKPPPRQLNLLALCEEIADDIASDAPAASDEKNTEEQKEASESMEVCKIEKEVCENATPSDVTPSDMIDDRTPEDGMPKKRFFLSQVSLPLKTQEKKKLSRFQRIRQVELQRDKLTWTRVKKLKSDQASQAGSLKETDAPSVSPSLATTLAQVPVPESVPKVASNEPRRALPAQAPPMPNGITSSKPKPEVEYKAYTPRRKYSPDDFELDGLEEEKNKPGATKNEVKPEQSSSSANVQPKPAVERKPCIPTSTDNKPKPSPQQEPAQKTQTENSNSVEPEAEQKKEVTTSPKPTSTAAQSGNDAGQKAFGAVTCNVCGMLYSPTSPEDESQHLLFHNQFISAVRYVGWKKERILGEYPDGKIILVLPDDPKYALKKVEEIREMVDNDLGFQQVETKVPSQTKTFLFISNDKKVAGCLIAEHIQEGYRVIEESVLEGSEGEKVMYERQRAWCCSTVPEPALCGISRIWVFSMMRRRGIASRMIECLRNNFIYGSHLSKDEIAFSDPTPDGKLFATHYCGTSQFLVYNFVSGNRSI, from the exons ATGCCTGGGCAGAAAAGAAAGATGTCTTCTTCTGAACCTAAAGTTAAGAAATCAAAGATGGATCCGAGTCTCAAGGAGTCCGATACATCTCAGATGCCCAAGAAGTCTTTGAGAGGAAGACCTCCAAAAAACAAAGCGTTGGAAAAGCAGAAACATCAAGCACAGCCGGCGGAGGAAAATGGAAAACCTGTTCGACGGTCGTCTCGCTTGAAAGTGCCACAAAAGAAGGGCTTAAGAGGAAGACGGCGGAAAGATGAGGGGGCGCCGAAAGCTTCTGGAGATAAACAGTCTCAAAATATGTCTGTCCTGAAAAAAGGAAACAAGAAGTATGTTTCAAGAGTAAAGAAAGAAAAGTCATCCATCTCCGAAACGATCAAAACAGTCGCAGCCTTGTTTCCTGTGCAAATAGAGCACAATTACGGGCGATTGCTTGACATTCAAAGTGAGGAGATCACGTTACCCAAACCTGACAAAATCCATGTGGCCAACATAAGCGATCTGCAGTCGCTTCACGAACCGCGACTGAGAAAAATAGAAGAGCATAAGGAGATTCCAACAGACCCTATTGAGAAAATCACAGTGAGTGTGGATGCAAAAGTGGATGTGATGAGTAAATCTCCTCCACCTCTAGAGGCGCTTTTCAAAGTCATCCAAGAAACTAGCATCACGAAACACTCATTCGCTGGTAAAGACATTTCTGATATGGATGAGTTAGAAGTCGTGAACACGTGTTCCCTGCAGGACAGTGTACAAAGTACCGAAGTTGCGAAAGTTTTCCTGGATTCAGAAGCATTTCTGGATGACGATATTGAGATTGAACATTGTGTGGTGGAGATCGAAACCTTTGAGGATTTGGAGCAATCAGAGGATGAAACAGAGAAAAAACAAACAGGTGATGCTGTGACGTGTAAGGAGGTCACTTCTTCACCCACTTTGCTTCAGGACACTGCGGCGGATTCCACGCAAGGGCTTCCTAAAAAGCAGGAGATGAACCCACAGGCTCGAACAAAGGCACGTCTAGCGGCTTTGGCCGAAGAAAGGGCAGCTGCCGCCAAGAAACCTCCACCTCGTCAGCTCAACCTCCTCGCTCTCTGTGAGGAAATCGCAGATGATATTGCATCGGATGCTCCGGCGGCTTCAGATGAGAAAAATACTGAGGAACAAAAGGAGGCGAGTGAATCTATGGAGGTTTGCAAAATTGAAAAAGAGGTGTGTGAAAACGCCACTCCCTCCGACGTGACCCCTAGTGACATGATTGACGATCGCACACCTGAGGATGGTATGCCCAAGAAACGTTTTTTCCTCAGCCAGGTGTCTTTGCCGCTCAAGACCCAGGAGAAGAAGAAGCTCTCCCGCTTTCAGAGGATCAGGCAGGTGGAGCTTCAGCGGGATAAGTTGACTTGGACCCGTGTTAAGAAGCTAAAGTCGGATCAAGCGAGTCAGGCTGGTTCTCTGAAGGAGACGGACGCTCCATCCGTCTCGCCCAGCCTGGCCACCACCCTTGCACAGGTTCCTGTGCCGGAAAGTGTGCCCAAAGTGGCCTCGAATGAACCCAGACGAGCACTTCCGGCTCAGGCGCCACCCATGCCTAATGGAATCACCAGCTCCAAACCCAAACCAGAGGTAGAGTATAAAGCCTACACTCCCAGACGCAAGTATTCACCTGATGACTTTGAGCTCGATGGTCTTGAAGAGGAGAAGAACAAACCAGGAGCAACCAAAAATGAg GTCAAACCAGAGCAGTCCTCTTCATCAGCTAATGTGCAGCCCAAACCTGCAGTGGAGAGGAAGCCATGCATTCCCACTTCTACAG ATAATAAACCAAAACCCTCTCCTCAGCAAGAACCTGCCCAAAAGACGCAAACAGAAAACAGCAACAG TGTTGAACCTGAAGCAGAACAGAAGAAAGAGGTCACGACCAGCCCCAAACCTACTAGTACGGCAGCACAGTCCGGCAAT GATGCTGGTCAGAAAGCGTTTGGTGCGGTGACGTGTAACGTGTGTGGGATGCTGTACTCTCCTACCAGCCCAGAGGACGAATCCCAACACCTCCTCTTCCACAACCAGTTCATCAGCGCTGTCAGATACGTG GGCTGGAAGAAAGAGAGAATCCTGGGAGAGTATCCTGATGGCAAGATCATTCTTGTTCTCCCTGATGATCCTAAGTACGCACTGAAAAAG GTTGAGGAGATCAGAGAAATGGTGGACAATGACTTGGGCTTCCAGCAAGTGGAAACCAAAGTCCCGTCACAGACCAAAACCTTCCTCTTCATCTCAAATGATAAGAAAGTCGCAGGCTGCCTTATCGCCGAGCACATTCAAGAG GGATACAGGGTTATAGAGGAGTCCGTGCTGGAGGGTTCAGAAGGAGAGAAGGTCATGTACGAGCGTCAGAGGGCCTGGTGCTGCTCGACTGTACCTGAGCCGGCACTCTGTGGCATCAGTCGCATTTGGGTGTTCAGCATGATGAGACGGAGAGGCATCGCCTCGCGCATGATCGAGTGCCTCAG GAATAATTTTATCTATGGGTCTCATCTAAGTAAAGACGAAATCGCCTTCTCCGATCCCACGCCTGACGGCAAACTCTTCGCAACACATTACTGTGGAACCTCGCAGTTTTTGGTCTACAACTTTGTAAGCGGCAATCGTTCAATCTGA